The following proteins are co-located in the Verrucomicrobiota bacterium JB022 genome:
- the metK gene encoding methionine adenosyltransferase, with translation MPLSYQFSSESVGEGHPDKVADYISDSILDACLEQDPSSRVACETLVKSNVVCLAGEITTGAKFDYNEVVREAIRDIGYINDDDVFHADHVFINNYLTRQSADIAQGVDAKKAEGKDTEEQGAGDQGIMFGFATTETEELMPAPIMFAHRILRKLAELRKGKAVDWLRPDVKSQVALHYEDGQMVSIDNVVVSTQHAASVGHKEIKEFIIENVIKQVLPQELINDKTEYLINPTGKFVIGGPQGDAGLTGRKIIVDTYGGVGRHGGGAFSGKDATKVDRSAAYMCRWVAKNVVAAGLADRCELQVAYAIGYPHPTSIHLDTFGTGRESDEAIIRAIKEVFSFKPADIMKQLDLRRPIFRGSTHYGHFGKADMPWESIAKAEDLKKAIR, from the coding sequence ATGCCGTTGTCCTATCAATTCTCATCAGAGTCCGTGGGTGAAGGTCACCCCGACAAAGTTGCTGACTATATCTCCGACAGCATTCTGGACGCCTGCCTTGAGCAGGACCCCAGCAGCCGGGTGGCTTGCGAAACGCTCGTGAAGAGCAACGTCGTATGCCTCGCGGGGGAAATCACCACGGGCGCGAAATTTGATTACAACGAAGTGGTGCGCGAAGCGATTCGCGATATCGGCTACATCAACGACGACGATGTCTTCCACGCCGATCACGTCTTCATCAACAATTACCTGACCCGCCAGTCCGCCGACATCGCCCAGGGCGTTGACGCCAAGAAGGCCGAAGGCAAGGACACCGAGGAGCAGGGCGCGGGCGACCAAGGCATCATGTTTGGCTTTGCCACGACGGAGACCGAAGAGCTGATGCCGGCCCCGATCATGTTTGCCCACCGCATCCTCCGCAAGTTGGCCGAGCTGCGCAAGGGCAAGGCCGTCGACTGGCTCCGCCCCGACGTGAAGAGCCAGGTGGCCCTGCACTACGAAGACGGCCAGATGGTGAGCATCGACAATGTCGTTGTCTCGACCCAGCACGCCGCCAGCGTGGGCCACAAGGAGATCAAGGAATTCATCATCGAAAACGTGATCAAGCAAGTGCTGCCGCAGGAGCTGATCAACGACAAGACCGAGTACCTGATCAACCCCACCGGCAAGTTTGTGATCGGTGGTCCGCAAGGCGACGCTGGCCTCACGGGCCGCAAGATTATCGTCGACACCTACGGCGGCGTCGGTCGCCACGGTGGCGGTGCCTTCTCCGGCAAGGACGCGACGAAGGTTGACCGCTCGGCCGCCTACATGTGCCGCTGGGTCGCCAAGAACGTGGTCGCCGCTGGACTCGCCGACCGTTGCGAGCTGCAAGTGGCCTACGCCATCGGCTATCCGCACCCGACTTCGATCCACCTCGACACCTTCGGCACCGGCCGCGAGAGCGACGAGGCCATCATCCGCGCGATCAAGGAAGTCTTCTCCTTCAAGCCGGCTGACATCATGAAGCAGCTCGACCTGCGTCGCCCGATCTTCCGCGGCTCCACCCACTACGGCCACTTCGGCAAGGCCGACATGCCGTGGGAAAGCATCGCCAAGGCCGAAGACCTCAAGAAGGCGATCCGCTAA